A stretch of the Notolabrus celidotus isolate fNotCel1 chromosome 3, fNotCel1.pri, whole genome shotgun sequence genome encodes the following:
- the mespaa gene encoding mesoderm posterior aa, which produces MDVSYCSSLQLQENSFLFDCESMLDKCYEPLAFDPASDPGYFSAGSSLSPTSSVDSFCFSPTSLQAGNKQDALDCFIFKSPAATQLTHETQSCSGSSKTTSTQKKSRSRYPGKTRQTASEREKLRMRDLTKAMHHLRNYLPASVAPAGQTLTKIDTLRLTIRYISYLSAQLGLSEEVLEQRRSPGFVEQPQTLNQFLGQPIADYRAQEPESNSMSTAQMSSLQTSYQVSDGVCFTGDQYWLQQQQLQNATFSGHC; this is translated from the exons ATGGATGTCTCTTACTGCTCTTCTCTACAGCTTCAGGAGAACTCTTTTCTCTTTGACTGCGAGTCCATGCTGGACAAGTGTTACGAACCTCTAGCCTTTGATCCAGCCTCAGACCCAGGTTACTTCAGCGCTGGTAGCAGCCTGTCTCCTACCTCCTCTGTGGACTCCTTCTGCTTCTCTCCAACCTCCCTCCAGGCTGGAAACAAACAAGATGCTTTGGACTGTTTCATCTTCAAAAGCCCTGCAGCCACTCAGCTCACCCATGAGACACAGTCCTGCTCTGGATCCTCCAAAACCACTTCAACTCAAAAGAAATCCAGGTCCAGGTACCCAGGGAAGACACGCCAGACTGCCAGTGAGAGGGAGAAGCTGAGGATGAGAGATCTGACTAAGGCCATGCATCACCTCAGAAACTACCTGCCAGCTTCAGTGGCTCCTGCTGGTCAGACCCTGACAAAGATTGACACCCTGCGCCTCACCATCCGTTACATCTCCTACCTGTCAGCTCAGCTGGGCCTTAGCGAGGAGGTGCTGGAGCAGAGGAGATCCCCAGGCTTTGTGGAGCAGCCACAGACCCTCAACCAGTTCCTGGGTCAGCCGATAGCCGACTACAGAGCACAGGAACCAGAGAGTAACAGCATGAGCACAGCACAGATGTCCAGTCTGCAGACTTCATATCAG GTTTCTGATGGTGTTTGCTTCACCGGTGATCAGTATTGGCTGCAACAGCAGCAACTCCAGAATGCCACCTTCTCTGGACACTGCTGA